One Panicum virgatum strain AP13 chromosome 9K, P.virgatum_v5, whole genome shotgun sequence genomic region harbors:
- the LOC120651812 gene encoding glutathione S-transferase F11-like: MPVKVFGSPASAEVARVLTCLFEKDVEFQLIRVDSFRGPKRMPQYLKLQPHGEALTFEDGNVTLVESRKILRHIADKYKQQGYKDLFGPGALERASIEQWLQTEAHSFDIPSADMVYSLAYLPPDMPLDGRAGAGGGLAPAAGSGMHPSHRQKVEEMLQLLEKSRKDLGKLLDIYDQRLAEEEYLAGSKFTLADLSHLPNADRLAADPRSARLIESRKNVSRWWYTVSARDAWKRVKELQRPPSAEAPF, encoded by the exons ATGCCGGTGAAGgtgttcgggtcgccggcgtcggcggaggTCGCGCGCGTCCTGACCTGCCTGTTCGAGAAGGACGTCGAGTTCCAGCTCATCCGCGTCGACTCCTTCCGCGGGCCCAAGCGCATGCCCCAGTACCTCAAGCTGCAG CCGCACGGCGAGGCCCTCACCTTCGAGGACGGCAACGTCACCCTCGTCG AGTCGAGGAAGATCCTGCGCCACATCGCGGACAAGTACAAGCAGCAGGGGTACAAGGACCTGTTCGGGCCGGGCGCGCTGGAGCGGGCCTCCATCGAGCAGTGGCTGCAGACGGAGGCGCACAGCTTCGACATCCCCAGCGCCGACATGGTCTACAGCCTGGCTTACCTGCCGCCGGACATGCCGCTCGACGGcagggccggcgccggcggcggcctcgcgccCGCGGCCGGGTCCGGGATGCACCCGTCGCACCGGCAGAAGGTGGAGGAGATGCTGCAGCTCTTGGAGAAGAGCCGCAAGGACCTGGGCAAGCTGCTGGACATCTACGACCAGCGCCTCGCCGAGGAGGAGTACCTGGCGGGGAGCAAGTTCACGCTCGCGGACCTGTCGCACCTGCCCAACGCCGACCGCCTCGCCGCGGACCCGCGCTCGGCGCGCCTCATCGAGTCGCGCAAGAACGTCAGCAGGTGGTGGTACACCGTCTCCGCCCGCGACGCCTGGAAGAGGGTCAAGGAGCTGCAGCGCCCGCCGTCCGCGGAGGCGCCGTTCTGA